A region of Jonquetella anthropi DSM 22815 DNA encodes the following proteins:
- the ppsA gene encoding phosphoenolpyruvate synthase: protein MTGSWELSFQKGGVAVAEFIRWFDELRVTDVPLVGGKGANLGELTSAGAAVPPGFCVVAPAYSAFIDGAGLKEPIVKLLSGLDPEDTAELQSRSAEIRRLIVGAEFPKNMAREITAAYGALCKTLNEENAAVAVRSSATAEDLPDASFAGQQDTFLHVQGIDMVIRKVKDCWASLWNARAIYYRAKQNYDHFSAALCAVVQAMVQSELAGVMFTANPVTGERGQIMINASWGLGEAVVSGSVSPDEYILSKDSLTELDVVVASKKTMVVEKSGGGTADVAVADYLGPEWVDKRCMSAQAVKELAGVGKSIEEHYGAPMDVEWGVDRRTKKLYVLQARPITTLKGQSAEGAAKKEGPHDKAKLTVLVRGLAASPGIAHGRVVFIDDLSQIDRVKTGDVMVTAMTNPDMVPAMKKAVAVVTDEGGRTCHAAIVSRELGIPCIVGSKSATTVLQEGMEVTVDATRGVVYRGRVDLSSDEDKHSPLAPAAAGRTVVQETAPVTGTKIYMNLGDASIVGKYKDLPFDGIGLMRTEFIFSHLGVHPMHLLRTGRGQMLIDDMSDAVSTVAQAIYPRPLVVRMSDFRTNEFRGLEGGDQVEPEENNPMIGWRGVSRYISPAYEEGFRLECKAIKKVRDEFGLINVWVMLPFVRTTWELARVKSVMASEGLIQNKSFKIWIMAEVPAVVFQADEFAKMVDGFSIGSNDLTQLVMGVDRDSGVLNTMGYFDERDPAVQKAILTLIEACHRAGITCSICGQGPSLYPDFAEFLVRNGIDSMSVNPDTVSYTRRLVAAVEQRLILNSLRNR from the coding sequence ATGACAGGGAGTTGGGAACTCTCATTTCAGAAAGGTGGGGTTGCCGTGGCGGAATTTATTCGGTGGTTTGACGAGCTTCGAGTGACTGATGTGCCTCTGGTCGGGGGCAAGGGTGCTAACCTTGGCGAGCTGACGTCGGCGGGGGCCGCTGTGCCTCCGGGCTTTTGCGTCGTCGCGCCGGCTTACAGCGCGTTTATCGACGGCGCGGGGCTGAAGGAGCCGATCGTCAAGCTGCTTTCGGGGCTGGACCCGGAGGATACGGCGGAGCTGCAGAGCCGGTCGGCGGAGATTCGTCGGCTGATCGTCGGAGCCGAGTTCCCGAAGAATATGGCGCGCGAGATCACGGCGGCGTATGGGGCTCTGTGCAAGACGCTGAACGAGGAGAACGCGGCGGTGGCGGTTCGCAGTTCGGCGACGGCCGAGGATCTGCCGGACGCTTCGTTCGCCGGCCAGCAGGATACGTTCCTGCACGTGCAGGGTATCGATATGGTGATCCGCAAGGTGAAGGACTGCTGGGCGTCGCTGTGGAACGCCCGGGCGATTTATTACAGAGCGAAGCAGAACTACGATCATTTCAGCGCGGCGCTCTGCGCTGTTGTGCAGGCGATGGTGCAAAGCGAGCTTGCCGGCGTGATGTTCACCGCTAATCCGGTGACGGGCGAGCGCGGGCAGATTATGATTAACGCCAGCTGGGGGCTTGGCGAGGCCGTTGTGAGCGGTTCGGTGAGCCCGGACGAGTACATTCTGAGCAAGGACAGTCTGACCGAGCTGGATGTGGTGGTGGCGTCCAAGAAGACGATGGTCGTCGAGAAGAGCGGCGGCGGGACGGCTGACGTGGCTGTGGCCGACTATTTGGGCCCAGAGTGGGTGGACAAGCGCTGCATGTCCGCTCAGGCCGTGAAGGAGCTGGCGGGCGTGGGCAAGTCGATTGAGGAGCACTACGGCGCGCCGATGGACGTTGAGTGGGGCGTGGACCGCCGGACGAAGAAGCTCTACGTGCTGCAGGCTCGGCCGATTACGACGCTGAAAGGGCAGTCGGCCGAGGGGGCGGCGAAGAAGGAAGGTCCTCACGATAAGGCGAAGTTGACGGTGCTGGTGCGCGGACTGGCGGCTTCTCCGGGTATCGCTCACGGGCGGGTGGTGTTCATCGACGACTTGAGCCAGATTGACCGGGTGAAGACCGGCGACGTGATGGTGACGGCGATGACGAACCCGGATATGGTCCCGGCGATGAAGAAGGCCGTTGCCGTAGTGACCGATGAGGGCGGCCGGACATGCCACGCGGCGATCGTGAGCCGAGAGCTGGGGATTCCCTGCATTGTCGGCTCCAAGTCGGCGACGACTGTTCTTCAGGAGGGCATGGAAGTGACGGTTGACGCGACCCGCGGCGTGGTCTATCGCGGGCGGGTGGACCTGTCGAGCGACGAGGACAAGCACTCTCCGCTGGCGCCTGCGGCGGCGGGTCGGACGGTCGTTCAGGAGACCGCGCCGGTGACGGGGACGAAGATTTACATGAACTTGGGCGACGCTTCGATCGTCGGCAAGTACAAGGACCTGCCGTTCGACGGGATTGGGCTGATGCGGACCGAGTTCATTTTCTCTCATCTGGGTGTTCACCCGATGCACCTGCTGCGCACCGGGCGGGGTCAGATGCTGATCGACGATATGTCAGACGCTGTGAGCACGGTCGCTCAGGCGATTTATCCCCGTCCGCTGGTTGTCCGGATGAGCGATTTCCGTACGAACGAGTTCCGCGGCCTTGAGGGCGGCGACCAGGTGGAGCCGGAGGAAAACAACCCGATGATCGGCTGGCGCGGCGTGTCGCGCTACATTTCGCCGGCGTATGAGGAAGGGTTCCGGCTGGAGTGCAAGGCGATCAAGAAGGTTCGGGACGAGTTCGGGCTGATCAACGTGTGGGTGATGCTGCCGTTTGTGCGCACGACTTGGGAGCTGGCGCGGGTCAAGAGCGTGATGGCGTCCGAAGGGCTGATTCAGAATAAGTCGTTCAAGATCTGGATTATGGCCGAGGTTCCGGCGGTGGTCTTCCAAGCTGACGAGTTCGCCAAGATGGTCGACGGGTTTAGCATCGGCAGCAACGACCTGACCCAGTTGGTGATGGGCGTGGACCGCGATTCGGGCGTGCTGAACACGATGGGATACTTCGACGAGCGCGACCCGGCCGTGCAGAAGGCTATCCTGACGTTGATCGAGGCGTGCCACCGCGCGGGCATTACCTGCTCGATCTGCGGGCAGGGGCCGTCGCTGTACCCGGATTTTGCTGAATTTTTGGTGCGCAACGGTATTGACAGCATGAGCGTGAACCCCGACACGGTGAGCTATACCCGCCGGCTGGTGGCTGCTGTGGAGCAGCGTCTCATTTTGAACAGCCTGCGGAATCGGTAG